In one Trichlorobacter lovleyi SZ genomic region, the following are encoded:
- a CDS encoding twin-arginine translocase TatA/TatE family subunit: MFGFGMPELVVILGIVVVVFGAGKLPEIGAAMGKSIKNFKSATEGNEVELLPKKDL, from the coding sequence ATGTTTGGATTTGGAATGCCTGAACTGGTGGTAATACTGGGGATTGTGGTGGTGGTTTTTGGAGCAGGAAAGCTGCCGGAGATCGGTGCTGCCATGGGTAAGAGCATCAAAAATTTCAAAAGTGCTACAGAAGGAAATGAAGTGGAGTTGCTGCCCAAAAAAGATCTGTAA
- a CDS encoding cytochrome c3 family protein produces MKRALTLALAGLVGLIASQAGAIELKDISYDTKEAGKVVFSHAKHLAKKSARGNAAFSCATCHTGNKSKKHYTMADMYKGQSCGACHNGKQAFDAHECSKCHQVKEIVYQVKETGPTHFSHTKHLTKVKDCATCHTKLYKTGKNPTVSMAEMEKGKSCGFCHNNKKAFGVDKCSKCHKSPELTYKTAPVPKATFSHAFHTSAYSCKDCHTTIVKPDMKKNKRVSMADMEKGQSCGACHDGKIAFSIKGDCAKCHTGFKLPAKMTFKNIKGTVIGHFSHEFHTAAFQCNDCHTKLYPYGNGKRTTMQQIEKGASCGACHDGKSAFSVKGDCLKCHKSS; encoded by the coding sequence ATGAAACGCGCCCTAACACTTGCACTGGCAGGACTGGTCGGCCTGATCGCCTCCCAGGCCGGTGCGATAGAGTTGAAAGATATCAGTTACGACACCAAAGAGGCAGGCAAGGTTGTCTTCAGCCATGCCAAACACCTTGCAAAAAAATCCGCCCGTGGCAATGCCGCTTTTAGCTGTGCCACCTGTCACACCGGCAATAAGAGCAAGAAGCATTACACCATGGCTGATATGTACAAGGGGCAATCCTGCGGTGCCTGCCACAACGGCAAGCAGGCCTTTGACGCCCATGAGTGCAGCAAATGCCATCAGGTGAAAGAGATTGTCTATCAGGTCAAAGAAACCGGGCCTACCCATTTCAGCCACACCAAGCACCTGACCAAGGTCAAAGATTGTGCCACCTGCCACACCAAGTTGTACAAGACCGGTAAAAACCCCACGGTCAGCATGGCCGAGATGGAAAAAGGCAAATCCTGCGGTTTCTGCCACAACAACAAAAAGGCCTTTGGTGTCGACAAATGCAGTAAATGCCACAAGAGCCCGGAGCTGACCTACAAAACAGCACCAGTGCCCAAGGCAACCTTCAGCCACGCCTTCCATACATCGGCTTACAGTTGCAAAGACTGCCACACCACCATTGTCAAGCCGGACATGAAGAAAAACAAACGGGTCAGTATGGCTGATATGGAAAAAGGACAATCATGTGGAGCATGTCATGATGGCAAGATTGCCTTCTCGATCAAGGGCGACTGCGCCAAGTGCCACACCGGGTTCAAACTGCCTGCAAAAATGACCTTTAAAAATATAAAGGGCACGGTCATCGGCCACTTCAGCCATGAGTTCCACACCGCTGCCTTCCAGTGCAATGACTGTCACACCAAATTGTACCCCTACGGCAATGGTAAACGTACCACCATGCAACAGATTGAAAAAGGCGCATCATGCGGCGCCTGCCATGACGGGAAGTCAGCCTTCTCGGTCAAAGGCGACTGCCTGAAGTGCCATAAGAGCTCCTGA